A stretch of Saccharothrix texasensis DNA encodes these proteins:
- a CDS encoding condensation domain-containing protein — translation MRYPLSFAQEWALSRPAVLSHATWLDGPVDPAALRRAMDVVVARHPVLRTHVTASGEQVVSETGRVVLEHVVLPGDVARAESTAAELAERPFDLSREPLARAAVIEVGAGRWLFALVAHRVVADASTLAMLLADLSTVYRGGLSELPPSWMDYGDYAVWQRERLRGEELARQLAHWREVLRDAPAPVRLPAGHRAASLTAVADPTAVRRLAAVAEGTGATLLAAFLAAYAVVLSRYAGRADVVVGAPVSGRTRVELEPIAGPFADVVPVRVPLAGEPSFAELLVRVRDAAAQAVSHDEVPLGVLVEELGVGLSDAVRFTFPPPATPALDLPGVTVRSRVALSDAATADLDLRVDEHGALTLEHRTDPGFADWVLRSVVAVLEHATADSAVSELPVPAPEDTWSAVVEPSPAEPSPNGAVRSAAAEAAEPEADVSPVPARGEIEQAMAKTWADLLRRPGRVGVRDNLFGLGGGSLAAVRFASIVADTYGVTLPLPLIFASPTVAALAEFVSAELEAARAARDVEADQAARLARLSDDELDDLLRAVVATRERRRSTGGDGR, via the coding sequence GTGCGGTACCCGCTGTCGTTCGCGCAGGAGTGGGCGCTGTCCCGGCCCGCGGTCCTGTCCCACGCGACCTGGCTGGACGGTCCGGTCGACCCCGCCGCGCTGCGGCGGGCGATGGACGTCGTGGTCGCGCGGCACCCGGTGCTCCGGACGCACGTCACCGCCTCGGGGGAGCAGGTCGTCTCGGAGACGGGTCGTGTGGTGCTGGAGCACGTCGTGCTGCCCGGCGACGTGGCGCGCGCCGAGTCGACCGCCGCGGAGCTGGCCGAGCGGCCGTTCGACCTGTCACGCGAGCCCTTGGCGAGGGCCGCGGTGATCGAGGTCGGCGCGGGCCGGTGGTTGTTCGCGCTGGTGGCGCACCGGGTCGTGGCCGACGCCTCCACGTTGGCGATGCTGCTCGCCGATCTGTCCACTGTGTACCGCGGAGGCCTGTCCGAGCTTCCGCCGTCGTGGATGGACTACGGGGACTACGCCGTGTGGCAGCGCGAGCGGTTGCGCGGTGAGGAGCTGGCACGTCAGCTGGCGCACTGGCGCGAGGTGCTGCGCGACGCGCCCGCGCCGGTGCGTCTCCCGGCCGGGCATCGTGCCGCGTCGCTGACCGCGGTGGCCGACCCGACCGCGGTCCGGCGGCTGGCGGCCGTGGCGGAGGGGACCGGCGCGACCCTGCTCGCGGCGTTCCTCGCCGCGTACGCCGTGGTGCTGTCCCGGTACGCGGGTCGGGCCGATGTCGTGGTCGGGGCACCGGTGAGCGGCCGCACCCGGGTGGAGCTGGAGCCGATCGCGGGCCCGTTCGCCGACGTGGTCCCCGTCCGGGTTCCGCTGGCGGGCGAGCCGTCCTTCGCCGAACTGCTCGTCCGGGTGCGGGACGCCGCGGCACAGGCGGTGTCGCACGACGAGGTTCCGCTCGGGGTGCTCGTGGAGGAACTGGGGGTGGGCCTGTCCGACGCGGTGCGGTTCACCTTCCCGCCGCCTGCCACGCCCGCCCTGGACCTTCCCGGGGTGACCGTGCGGAGCCGGGTCGCCCTGAGCGACGCGGCCACCGCCGATCTCGACTTGCGGGTGGACGAGCACGGCGCCCTGACCCTGGAGCACCGCACCGACCCGGGGTTCGCCGACTGGGTGCTGCGGTCGGTGGTGGCGGTGCTGGAGCACGCGACCGCGGACAGCGCGGTGTCGGAGCTGCCGGTGCCGGCTCCCGAAGACACGTGGTCCGCGGTGGTCGAGCCATCGCCGGCCGAGCCGTCGCCCAACGGCGCGGTCCGGTCCGCTGCCGCGGAGGCCGCGGAGCCCGAGGCGGACGTGAGTCCGGTGCCGGCGCGGGGTGAGATCGAGCAGGCCATGGCCAAGACCTGGGCCGACCTGCTCCGCCGGCCCGGCCGGGTCGGTGTGCGCGACAACCTGTTCGGCCTGGGCGGGGGATCGCTCGCGGCGGTCCGGTTCGCCTCGATCGTCGCCGACACCTACGGCGTCACCCTGCCCCTCCCGCTCATCTTCGCCTCGCCGACCGTCGCGGCGCTCGCGGAGTTCGTGTCGGCGGAGTTGGAGGCCGCCCGGGCGGCCCGGGACGTCGAAGCCGACCAGGCGGCCCGGTTGGCGAGGTTGTCCGACGACGAGCTGGACGACCTGCTGCGCGCCGTCGTGGCCACCCGCGAGCGCCGCCGCTCCACCGGGGGTGACGGAAGGTGA
- a CDS encoding PLP-dependent aminotransferase family protein — MSTTPATAGDLAELDTGTLFGALEDPALNSMNFLNEVAIHYPEAIPLAAGRPSEEFFELEDVHRYLRIFSEHLGRRLTEAQVRRTVLQYGRTKGIIHELVAENLRLDEDISVDPESVVVTAGCQEAMFLVLRALRADERDVLLAVSPTYVGLTGAARLVDLPVRPVRTGEHGIDLEDLVAVIRRERAAGRRPRACYVVPDFANPSGLSLDLATRRRLLEVAAAEDVLLIEDNPYGLFHGDADRVPTLKALDAARRVVYLGSFAKSVLPGARVGYVVADQRVSGADGTTGLFADQLSKIKSMLTVNTSPIAQAVVGGKLLAHGCRLAGATAPERRLYDRNLRRLVTGLAERFPPGSDVTWTVPTGGFFVVVTVPFAVDDRLLERSARDYGVLWTPMGHFYDGVTAVRALRLSCSAVSVDQIDRGLDRLAALINDRSGRSAGTIGHGHLADSARGEP; from the coding sequence GTGAGCACAACGCCCGCCACCGCCGGGGACCTCGCCGAGCTGGACACCGGCACGCTGTTCGGCGCGCTGGAGGATCCCGCCCTGAACTCGATGAACTTCCTCAACGAGGTGGCGATCCACTATCCGGAGGCGATACCGCTGGCCGCCGGGAGGCCGAGCGAGGAGTTCTTCGAACTGGAGGACGTGCACCGATATCTGCGCATCTTCTCCGAGCACCTCGGCCGGCGCCTGACCGAGGCCCAGGTGCGGCGCACCGTATTGCAGTACGGCCGGACCAAGGGAATCATCCACGAACTGGTCGCGGAAAACCTCCGACTGGACGAGGACATCTCGGTCGACCCGGAATCGGTCGTGGTCACCGCCGGTTGTCAGGAAGCGATGTTCCTCGTCTTGCGCGCGTTGCGCGCCGACGAACGCGACGTGCTGCTCGCGGTGTCGCCGACGTACGTCGGGCTGACCGGCGCGGCCCGGTTGGTCGACCTGCCCGTGCGCCCGGTCCGCACCGGGGAGCACGGGATCGACCTGGAGGACCTGGTCGCGGTGATCCGCCGGGAACGCGCCGCCGGCCGCCGGCCGCGAGCCTGCTACGTCGTCCCGGACTTCGCCAACCCGTCCGGCCTGAGCCTGGACCTGGCGACCCGGCGGCGGCTGCTGGAGGTCGCGGCGGCCGAGGACGTCCTGCTGATCGAGGACAACCCCTACGGGCTGTTCCACGGCGACGCGGACCGGGTGCCGACGCTCAAGGCCCTGGACGCGGCGCGGCGCGTCGTCTACCTGGGTTCGTTCGCCAAGTCCGTGCTGCCCGGCGCACGCGTCGGCTACGTGGTCGCCGACCAGCGGGTATCCGGCGCCGACGGCACGACCGGCCTGTTCGCCGACCAGCTGTCGAAGATCAAGAGCATGCTGACGGTGAACACGTCGCCGATCGCGCAGGCCGTCGTCGGCGGCAAGCTGCTGGCGCACGGCTGCCGCCTCGCCGGCGCGACCGCCCCCGAGCGGCGGCTCTACGACCGGAACCTGCGGCGCCTCGTGACCGGCCTGGCGGAGCGCTTCCCGCCCGGGTCGGACGTCACCTGGACCGTGCCGACCGGCGGGTTCTTCGTCGTGGTCACGGTCCCGTTCGCGGTCGACGACCGGCTGCTGGAACGCTCCGCCCGCGACTACGGCGTGCTGTGGACGCCGATGGGGCACTTCTACGACGGCGTCACGGCCGTTCGGGCGCTGCGCCTGTCGTGCAGCGCCGTTTCCGTCGACCAGATCGACCGCGGCCTCGACCGGCTGGCCGCATTGATCAATGACCGGTCGGGCCGGTCGGCGGGCACTATCGGCCACGGCCACTTGGCCGATAGTGCTCGCGGTGAACCGTGA
- a CDS encoding class I adenylate-forming enzyme family protein — translation MTKGLASSGFELVTSPEWVDEILLRGADDDICLYSGGPVDRGALRRVVADAQARLAAAGLGAGGSLALRLPPSTAYVANLLAGWRLGAQVSLLDHRLTAYEVELALGRLAPQVVVEPGRVTSSPLSAFAEVEETVTARSGRPAGTPHAVIQFSSGSTGPSKVIGRTAADLVAEIERYTRIDGVPLPGERIVVLASMVHVLGLVGALLYGLHAGVQIRPPDRLTGDSVLDAVAAEPTPATVLGVPFHIGLLASVVDPPSLPQLKRMTTGGEPVPAATAAAFTGKYGVPLGNMWGMTEVGVIATDLFGEHRPALTPAPGLSVVERDGELLVSRPESPYVGLSDPDRWADGWLRTRDAGAVDPDTGLVTVKGRLDSQVSVGGLKVDLTEVEATVAGLPGVVAAVVLHDDVITAYAQLDAPATAASVQAGLAERLAAYKRPRRLHVLDAMPRTITGKLVRDRSVLRQAASGGM, via the coding sequence ATGACAAAAGGCCTGGCGTCGTCCGGGTTCGAACTCGTGACGAGTCCGGAATGGGTGGACGAGATCCTGCTCCGCGGCGCGGACGACGATATCTGCCTGTATTCGGGCGGACCGGTCGACCGGGGTGCGCTGCGCCGGGTGGTCGCGGACGCGCAGGCACGTCTCGCGGCGGCCGGACTGGGCGCGGGCGGTTCGCTCGCGCTGCGGCTGCCGCCGTCGACGGCGTACGTGGCGAACCTGCTCGCCGGCTGGCGCCTCGGCGCCCAGGTGAGCCTCCTCGACCACCGCCTCACCGCCTACGAGGTCGAGCTGGCGCTCGGCAGGCTCGCACCGCAGGTGGTGGTCGAGCCGGGACGCGTCACGAGCAGCCCGCTCAGCGCGTTCGCCGAGGTGGAGGAGACCGTCACGGCCCGCTCCGGCCGTCCCGCCGGGACACCGCACGCGGTGATCCAGTTCAGCTCCGGGTCCACCGGTCCGTCCAAGGTGATCGGCCGCACGGCCGCCGACCTGGTCGCCGAGATCGAGCGGTACACCCGGATCGACGGCGTGCCGCTGCCGGGCGAGCGGATCGTGGTGCTGGCCTCCATGGTGCACGTGCTGGGCCTGGTCGGCGCCCTGCTGTACGGCCTGCACGCCGGCGTGCAGATCAGGCCGCCCGACCGGCTCACCGGCGACAGCGTGCTGGACGCGGTCGCGGCCGAACCGACCCCGGCCACGGTGCTGGGCGTCCCGTTCCACATCGGACTGCTCGCGTCCGTGGTGGACCCGCCGTCCCTGCCGCAGCTCAAGCGGATGACCACCGGCGGCGAACCGGTGCCCGCCGCGACCGCCGCCGCGTTCACCGGGAAGTACGGCGTGCCGCTGGGCAACATGTGGGGCATGACCGAGGTCGGTGTGATCGCCACCGACCTGTTCGGCGAGCACCGGCCCGCTCTCACCCCGGCGCCCGGCCTGTCGGTCGTCGAGCGCGACGGCGAGCTGCTGGTGAGCCGGCCGGAGTCGCCGTACGTCGGCCTGTCCGACCCGGACCGGTGGGCGGACGGCTGGCTGCGCACCAGGGACGCGGGCGCGGTCGACCCGGACACCGGCCTCGTCACCGTCAAGGGACGGCTGGACTCGCAGGTGTCGGTCGGCGGCCTGAAGGTCGACCTGACCGAGGTGGAGGCCACGGTGGCCGGACTGCCGGGCGTGGTGGCGGCCGTCGTGCTGCACGACGACGTCATCACCGCCTACGCGCAGCTCGACGCGCCCGCCACGGCGGCGTCCGTCCAGGCGGGCCTGGCCGAGCGGCTCGCCGCCTACAAGAGACCACGCCGGCTGCACGTGCTCGACGCGATGCCGCGCACCATCACGGGAAAGCTGGTCCGCGACCGGTCGGTGCTCCGCCAGGCCGCGTCCGGAGGGATGTGA
- the hppD gene encoding 4-hydroxyphenylpyruvate dioxygenase produces MNISGIDHIELYVGDAKQTAFYLCSAFGFEVCGQGGPETGLDGQRSLLLRQGDIQVVLTTGLVPDHPATEYVRRHGDGVAVVGIGVDDVAAAYRTLTERGAEPVSPPREHVSATAGGDDRRVVVAEVSGFSDVTHRLVERHGSPREFLPGAIEVAEPHPDTDVKLLRAIDHLAICVPAGGLASTARYYVDVFGFEQIFEEYVEVGGQGMDSRVVQSPSGHVTFTLIEPDPERQPGQIDNFLTWHAGAGVQHVAFGTDDIVKAVGTLGDKGVRFLGTPGSYYDTLEERVGHLDAPLDELRRLGVLVDRDHWGQLLQIFTESMHVRRTLFLEIIERRGALTFGSGNIKALYEAKQGELSGTTAP; encoded by the coding sequence ATGAACATATCCGGGATTGACCACATCGAGTTGTACGTCGGCGACGCGAAGCAGACGGCGTTCTACCTGTGCAGCGCCTTCGGGTTCGAGGTCTGCGGCCAGGGCGGCCCCGAGACGGGGCTGGACGGTCAGCGCTCGCTGCTGCTGCGGCAGGGCGACATCCAGGTCGTGCTGACGACCGGCCTGGTGCCCGACCACCCCGCGACCGAGTACGTGCGACGGCACGGCGACGGCGTGGCCGTGGTCGGGATCGGGGTGGACGACGTCGCGGCCGCCTACCGCACCCTCACCGAGCGGGGCGCCGAACCGGTGTCACCGCCCCGTGAGCACGTGTCCGCGACTGCCGGGGGCGACGACCGGCGGGTCGTCGTCGCCGAGGTCTCCGGCTTCTCCGACGTGACGCACCGGCTGGTCGAGCGGCACGGCTCGCCGCGCGAGTTCCTGCCCGGCGCGATCGAGGTGGCCGAACCCCACCCGGACACCGACGTCAAGCTGCTGCGCGCGATCGACCACCTGGCGATCTGCGTGCCGGCCGGCGGCCTCGCCTCGACCGCGCGCTACTACGTGGACGTCTTCGGGTTCGAGCAGATCTTCGAGGAGTACGTCGAGGTGGGCGGGCAGGGCATGGACTCCAGGGTGGTGCAGAGCCCGTCCGGTCACGTCACCTTCACGCTGATCGAGCCGGACCCGGAACGCCAGCCGGGGCAGATCGACAACTTCCTGACGTGGCACGCCGGCGCGGGCGTGCAGCACGTCGCGTTCGGCACCGACGACATCGTCAAGGCGGTGGGCACCCTCGGCGACAAGGGCGTGCGGTTCCTCGGCACGCCGGGTTCCTACTACGACACGCTCGAGGAGCGGGTCGGTCACCTGGACGCGCCGCTGGACGAGCTGCGCCGCCTCGGCGTCCTGGTCGACCGGGACCACTGGGGGCAGTTGTTGCAGATCTTCACCGAGTCGATGCACGTGCGCCGGACGCTCTTCCTGGAGATCATCGAGCGGCGGGGCGCGTTGACCTTCGGCAGCGGGAACATCAAGGCGCTGTACGAGGCGAAGCAGGGCGAGCTGTCCGGCACGACGGCCCCGTGA
- a CDS encoding phytanoyl-CoA dioxygenase family protein — protein sequence MNEFTLTDHERALLPSDDDVRFFAEHGWYLSKKLFSDDEVDELTAAVGRYYSGERSRRLPTRPPRLAYWTPEHGDVQRHNDYVHYESDGIAKALLKPLIGAVAARLAEADEIRVFQSTLIYKPPIAEEPSNVVPWHFDKHYWSSSSSDRMLTAFIPFHDCDEELGTITMVDGSHLWEEVGSDDSATKHFAERDADHLENLLTTNAEHNGTTVRKIPMIIPKGHMSFHHCRTYHGSGPNRSTRPRQAISLHLQDGDNAYREFPLSDGNLAFYNHDSLVRRTADGRPDYADPEFCPPVWRS from the coding sequence GTGAACGAGTTCACGCTGACCGACCACGAACGCGCGCTGCTCCCGTCCGACGACGACGTCCGGTTCTTCGCCGAGCACGGCTGGTACCTGTCGAAGAAGCTGTTCTCCGACGACGAGGTGGACGAGCTGACCGCGGCCGTCGGCCGCTACTACTCCGGTGAGCGGAGCAGGCGGCTGCCGACGCGCCCGCCCCGGCTGGCCTACTGGACGCCCGAGCACGGCGATGTCCAGCGCCACAACGACTACGTGCACTACGAGAGCGACGGCATCGCCAAGGCTCTGCTCAAGCCGCTGATCGGCGCGGTGGCCGCGCGGCTGGCGGAGGCCGACGAGATCCGGGTGTTCCAGTCGACCCTGATCTACAAGCCGCCGATCGCCGAGGAGCCGTCGAACGTCGTGCCCTGGCACTTCGACAAGCACTACTGGTCGTCGTCCTCGTCGGACCGGATGCTCACCGCGTTCATCCCGTTCCACGACTGCGACGAGGAGCTGGGCACGATCACGATGGTCGACGGCAGCCACCTCTGGGAGGAGGTCGGCTCGGACGACAGCGCCACGAAGCACTTCGCCGAGCGCGACGCCGACCACCTGGAGAACCTGCTCACCACCAACGCCGAGCACAACGGCACCACGGTCCGGAAGATCCCGATGATCATCCCCAAGGGGCACATGAGCTTCCACCACTGCCGGACCTACCACGGCAGCGGGCCCAACCGCTCCACCCGGCCGCGCCAGGCCATCTCGCTGCACCTGCAGGACGGCGACAACGCCTACCGCGAGTTTCCCCTGTCGGACGGCAACCTGGCCTTCTACAACCACGACTCCCTCGTGCGGCGCACCGCGGACGGCAGGCCGGACTACGCCGACCCGGAGTTCTGCCCGCCCGTGTGGCGCTCCTGA
- a CDS encoding thiamine pyrophosphate-dependent dehydrogenase E1 component subunit alpha, with product MALLTAVAAHAPDSDVGLYRTVRLIRRFEERAVELVRSGDIIGGIHPYTGQEAVAAGVCAALRVDDMITSTHRGHGHVLAKGADPARTLAELAGRATGLNRGRGGSMHAADFGSGILGANAIVGANGAITAGAAWAARQDGGDQVAVSFFGDGAVNQGVLLEAMNLAALWRLPTLFVCENNGYATTLTVTDAVAGTITGRGEAFGMPSVTVDGMDPRAVLDAAREAVDRARAGGGPSLVECLTYRFDAHHTWEHKARVRYRDDDEVRSGRERDPVEIQGARLTCDERTSVDADVEAVVDAAVAFALDSPHPDPVGALDHLYATGMRARPGGGG from the coding sequence GTGGCGCTCCTGACCGCCGTGGCGGCACACGCGCCGGACTCCGACGTCGGCCTGTACCGCACGGTGCGGCTGATCCGCCGGTTCGAGGAGCGGGCGGTCGAACTCGTGCGCTCCGGCGACATCATCGGCGGCATCCACCCGTACACGGGCCAGGAGGCCGTCGCCGCCGGCGTGTGCGCGGCGCTGCGCGTGGACGACATGATCACCAGCACCCACCGCGGGCACGGGCACGTGCTCGCCAAGGGCGCCGACCCGGCCCGGACGCTCGCCGAGCTGGCCGGCCGCGCCACCGGGCTGAACCGGGGGCGCGGCGGGTCGATGCACGCGGCGGACTTCGGGTCGGGCATCCTCGGCGCGAACGCGATCGTCGGTGCGAACGGCGCGATCACCGCCGGGGCGGCCTGGGCGGCCCGGCAGGACGGCGGCGACCAGGTCGCGGTGAGCTTCTTCGGCGACGGCGCGGTCAACCAGGGCGTGCTGCTGGAGGCCATGAACCTGGCCGCCCTGTGGCGGCTGCCGACGCTGTTCGTCTGCGAGAACAACGGTTACGCCACCACCCTGACCGTGACGGACGCCGTCGCGGGCACGATCACCGGGCGTGGCGAGGCGTTCGGGATGCCGTCGGTGACGGTGGACGGGATGGACCCGCGCGCGGTGCTCGACGCGGCGCGCGAAGCGGTGGACCGCGCCCGCGCGGGCGGCGGGCCGTCGCTGGTCGAGTGCCTGACCTACCGGTTCGACGCGCACCACACCTGGGAGCACAAGGCCCGGGTCCGCTACCGCGACGACGACGAGGTCCGGAGTGGGCGGGAGAGGGATCCGGTGGAGATCCAGGGCGCGCGGCTGACCTGCGACGAGCGGACGAGCGTCGACGCGGACGTCGAGGCCGTCGTGGACGCGGCCGTCGCGTTCGCGCTCGACAGCCCCCACCCCGACCCCGTCGGCGCGCTCGACCACCTGTACGCCACCGGGATGCGGGCGCGTCCGGGCGGTGGTGGGTGA
- a CDS encoding alpha-ketoacid dehydrogenase subunit beta, translated as MPWLSYRKALNRALVDELARDPAVFVLGEDVRVAVSNVTAGLLKRFGPDRVLDTPLSEQAFTSFATGAALRGRRPVIEFQIPALLYLAFEQIVNQAHKFSLMTGGQTRVPVTYLVPGSGSRTGWAGQHSDHPYALFAHAGVKTVVPATPEDAYGLLTTAIRDDDPVVVFAPAAALDVRVDLDHDGLAPVPLGVGRVHREGEDVTVVAVGHLVHDAVAVAEELAGDVSVEVFDPRTVYPFDWDGLAASLAKTGRLVVVDDSNRMCGIAAEVLATAAEGCDLVVPPVRVTRPDGAVVPFARGLDLAVQPDRAQLTAAIRKVLKQ; from the coding sequence ATGCCGTGGTTGTCCTACCGGAAGGCGCTCAACCGGGCGCTCGTCGACGAGCTGGCCCGTGATCCGGCGGTGTTCGTGCTGGGCGAGGACGTGCGGGTCGCGGTGTCCAACGTGACCGCGGGCCTGCTCAAGCGGTTCGGGCCCGACCGGGTGCTGGACACGCCGCTGTCGGAGCAGGCGTTCACGAGCTTCGCCACCGGGGCGGCGTTGCGCGGGCGGCGGCCGGTGATCGAGTTCCAGATCCCGGCGCTGCTGTACCTGGCGTTCGAGCAGATCGTCAACCAGGCGCACAAGTTCTCGCTGATGACCGGTGGCCAGACCCGCGTGCCGGTGACGTACCTGGTGCCCGGCTCCGGGTCGAGGACGGGCTGGGCCGGGCAGCACTCCGACCACCCGTACGCCCTGTTCGCCCACGCCGGGGTGAAGACGGTGGTGCCGGCCACGCCCGAGGACGCCTACGGCCTGCTGACGACGGCGATCCGGGACGACGACCCGGTGGTGGTGTTCGCCCCGGCGGCGGCGCTCGACGTCCGGGTGGACCTCGACCACGACGGGCTCGCGCCGGTGCCGCTCGGTGTCGGCCGGGTCCACCGCGAGGGCGAGGACGTCACGGTCGTCGCGGTCGGGCACCTCGTGCACGACGCGGTGGCGGTCGCCGAGGAACTGGCCGGTGACGTCTCGGTCGAGGTGTTCGACCCGCGCACGGTGTACCCCTTCGACTGGGACGGGCTGGCCGCTTCGCTGGCCAAGACCGGACGGCTGGTCGTGGTCGACGACTCCAACCGCATGTGCGGCATCGCGGCCGAGGTCCTCGCCACCGCGGCCGAGGGGTGCGACCTGGTCGTGCCGCCCGTCCGGGTGACCAGACCGGACGGCGCCGTGGTGCCGTTCGCCCGCGGGCTCGACCTCGCCGTGCAACCGGATCGCGCCCAGCTGACCGCCGCGATCCGGAAGGTGCTCAAGCAGTGA
- a CDS encoding alpha/beta hydrolase encodes MPLDPRLTPAPENTASPPLYTLSVEEARAADLAAIRAAAGAGEPVRHVTDRRLPGPGGDLPIRVYRPVDAAGPLPTVVYFFGGGWALGSIDTSDEICRALANAVPCQVITVGYRLAPEHKFPAAVDDCRTAVAWIAANAAELGVDPDRLAVAGDSAGGNLAAVVTLDRGGPPLAAQVLVYPNTDHRGDTGSMRENDDPAAFNRRSVAWYWGHYLASPDDGRDPRASPLLAEDLTGLPPALVITAEHDPLRDEGEQYADRLREAGVPVVATRYPGTAHGFFAMSGVVDAAREARAEVAAFLRAHLGR; translated from the coding sequence ATGCCACTGGACCCGCGGCTCACACCGGCGCCCGAGAACACGGCCTCCCCGCCGCTCTACACCCTCTCGGTCGAGGAGGCGCGGGCGGCCGACCTCGCCGCGATCCGGGCGGCGGCGGGCGCGGGCGAGCCGGTGCGCCACGTCACCGACCGGCGCCTCCCCGGACCGGGCGGCGACCTGCCGATCCGGGTCTACCGCCCGGTGGACGCGGCCGGGCCGCTGCCCACCGTGGTCTACTTCTTCGGCGGCGGGTGGGCGCTGGGCAGCATCGACACCTCCGACGAGATCTGCCGCGCCCTGGCCAACGCGGTGCCGTGCCAGGTGATCACCGTCGGCTACCGGCTCGCGCCCGAGCACAAGTTCCCCGCCGCCGTGGACGACTGCCGCACGGCCGTCGCCTGGATCGCCGCGAACGCGGCCGAGCTCGGCGTCGACCCCGACCGCCTCGCCGTGGCGGGCGACAGCGCCGGCGGCAACCTCGCGGCCGTGGTGACCCTGGACCGCGGCGGGCCCCCGTTGGCCGCCCAGGTGCTGGTCTACCCCAACACCGACCACCGCGGCGACACCGGGTCCATGCGCGAGAACGACGATCCCGCCGCGTTCAACCGCCGATCCGTCGCCTGGTACTGGGGCCACTACCTGGCGAGCCCGGACGACGGCCGCGACCCGCGGGCCTCGCCCCTGCTCGCCGAGGACCTGACCGGGCTGCCGCCGGCACTGGTCATCACCGCCGAGCACGACCCGCTGCGCGACGAGGGCGAGCAGTACGCCGACCGGCTGCGCGAGGCCGGCGTGCCCGTGGTCGCCACGCGGTACCCCGGGACGGCGCACGGCTTCTTCGCCATGTCGGGCGTGGTGGACGCGGCCCGTGAGGCGCGGGCCGAGGTCGCGGCGTTCCTGCGCGCGCACCTCGGTCGGTGA
- a CDS encoding glycosyltransferase, translating to MRILFSSLGLYGHTFPLLPLAVAARELGHDVDYFTGKGFADVLASQGIEHVEGGLSPRKAFEQAMAGTRPGTPGDVDVERVAFTFASVLPRSFATGLAPVLAERKPDLVVHEFGNPGAGLAAKAAGVPALCHSYGRMWQEPDFAAPARDYLTALGAELGVEVPRTDSMALGHPYLDICPPSVQNPAFLASSVHRIPLRPVAFAAAGELPSWVEEHREPLVYLTLGTAFSQATLLRTAIDGLAVLGARVLVAAGPKVDPGTLGELPDNVVVLPWVPQADLLPHADLVVHHGGAGTTLGTFGAGVPQLVLPQAADQFNNGVVVTEAGLGDHLRPEDATAEAITTKARHLLTDEAVRAAARAMAAEVAGMPSPHDVARTLPDYA from the coding sequence GTGAGGATCCTCTTCTCCAGCCTCGGCTTGTACGGGCACACGTTCCCCCTGCTGCCGCTCGCGGTCGCCGCGCGGGAGCTCGGCCACGACGTCGACTACTTCACCGGCAAGGGCTTCGCGGACGTCCTGGCCTCACAGGGCATCGAGCACGTCGAGGGCGGTCTGTCGCCGCGCAAGGCGTTCGAGCAGGCGATGGCGGGGACCAGGCCCGGGACGCCGGGGGACGTCGACGTCGAGCGGGTCGCGTTCACGTTCGCCTCGGTGCTGCCGCGCAGCTTCGCCACCGGGCTGGCGCCGGTCCTCGCCGAGCGCAAGCCCGACCTGGTCGTGCACGAGTTCGGCAACCCCGGCGCGGGCCTGGCCGCCAAGGCCGCGGGCGTGCCCGCGCTGTGCCACTCGTACGGCCGGATGTGGCAGGAGCCCGACTTCGCCGCGCCCGCGCGCGACTACCTCACCGCCCTCGGCGCGGAGCTGGGCGTCGAGGTGCCCCGGACCGACTCGATGGCGCTGGGCCACCCGTACCTCGACATCTGCCCGCCTTCGGTGCAGAACCCGGCGTTCCTGGCCTCGTCGGTCCACCGGATCCCGTTGCGGCCGGTGGCGTTCGCCGCAGCGGGGGAGTTGCCGTCGTGGGTCGAGGAGCACCGGGAGCCCTTGGTGTACTTGACGTTGGGCACGGCGTTCAGCCAGGCGACGTTGTTGCGCACCGCCATCGACGGCCTGGCGGTGCTGGGCGCGCGGGTGCTGGTGGCCGCCGGCCCGAAGGTCGATCCGGGGACGTTGGGCGAACTGCCCGACAACGTCGTGGTGCTGCCGTGGGTGCCCCAGGCCGACTTGCTGCCCCACGCGGACCTCGTGGTCCACCACGGCGGCGCGGGCACCACCCTGGGCACGTTCGGCGCGGGCGTGCCGCAACTCGTCCTGCCTCAGGCGGCCGACCAGTTCAACAACGGCGTGGTGGTGACCGAGGCCGGCCTGGGCGACCACCTGCGGCCCGAGGACGCCACCGCCGAGGCGATCACCACCAAGGCCCGCCACCTGCTCACCGACGAGGCGGTACGCGCCGCAGCCCGCGCGATGGCCGCCGAGGTAGCCGGCATGCCGTCACCTCACGACGTCGCCCGCACCCTGCCCGACTACGCCTGA